From Eretmochelys imbricata isolate rEreImb1 chromosome 26, rEreImb1.hap1, whole genome shotgun sequence, the proteins below share one genomic window:
- the EIF4EBP1 gene encoding eukaryotic translation initiation factor 4E-binding protein 1 translates to MSGSCRRGQTASRAIPAKRLSLPDGAALPPGDYSTTPGGTVFGTTPGGTRIIYDRKFLMECRNSPVAKASPCDLPDIPGVTSPNVEELKIENNHVHNYEEKVGVGEEAQFDMDI, encoded by the exons ATGTCCGGGAGCTGCCGCCGGGGCCAGACGGCGAGCCGGGCCATCCCCGCCAAGCGCCTCAGCCTGCCCGACGGGGCCGCGCTGCCGCCCGGCGACTACAGCACCACGCCGGGGGGCACGGTGTTCGGGACCACGCCGGGCG gTACAAGAATTATTTATGACCGGAAGTTTTTGATGGAATGCCGCAATTCCCCAGTTGCCAAAGCCTCACCTTGTGACCTTCCAGACATTCCAGGTGTTACCAGTCCAAATGTGGAGGAGTTGAAGATTGAAAACAACCATGTCCACAATTACGAGGAGAAGGTGGGCGTAG GCGAGGAAGCTCAATTTGACATGGACATCTAA